The [Pseudomonas] carboxydohydrogena genome includes a window with the following:
- the fliM gene encoding flagellar motor switch protein FliM, producing MTPGDVDQDALAAQWEGALDSEDPEEAAAEAAANELTESMAEQWAAMVDGGSRGISGGKSSGERVLSQEEIDNLLGFSDGEVHLEDHSGIRAIIDSAMVSYERLPMLEIVFDRLVRLMTTSLRNFTSDNVEVSLDRITSVRFADYLNSIPLPCVLTVFKAEEWENFGLFTVDSSLIYSMIDVLLGGRRGQTSLRIEGRPYTTIETNLVKRLVEVVLADAEQAFRPLSPVTFTIDRLETNPRFAAISRPANAAILVRLRVDMEDRGGNVELLLPYATIEPIRNVLLQMFMGEKFGRDPIWEGHLATEIAKAEMYVDAVLYEADMPLKQLMSLKVGDTLPLDIRPDAMVSVRCGDVTLSEGRMGRVGDRVAIRVSKPLHKPHTTYAMFEKQDEQTKLMEAQ from the coding sequence ATGACGCCGGGTGACGTCGATCAGGACGCGCTAGCCGCCCAATGGGAGGGCGCGCTCGACTCGGAGGATCCGGAGGAGGCGGCCGCCGAAGCCGCCGCCAATGAACTCACGGAGTCGATGGCGGAACAATGGGCCGCCATGGTCGATGGCGGCAGCCGCGGCATCAGCGGCGGCAAGTCCAGCGGCGAGCGGGTGCTGTCGCAGGAGGAGATCGACAATCTCCTCGGCTTCAGCGACGGCGAGGTCCACCTCGAGGATCATTCCGGCATTCGCGCCATCATCGACTCGGCGATGGTGTCCTACGAGCGTCTGCCGATGCTCGAAATCGTGTTCGACCGCCTCGTGCGGTTGATGACGACGAGCCTGCGCAATTTCACCTCCGACAACGTCGAGGTTTCGCTCGACCGCATCACCTCGGTGCGCTTCGCCGACTATCTCAACTCGATCCCGCTGCCTTGCGTGCTCACCGTGTTCAAGGCGGAGGAGTGGGAAAACTTCGGGCTGTTCACCGTCGATTCCAGCCTGATCTATTCGATGATCGACGTGCTGCTGGGCGGCCGGCGCGGCCAGACCTCGCTGCGCATCGAGGGCCGTCCCTACACCACCATCGAGACCAATCTCGTCAAGCGCCTCGTCGAGGTCGTGCTGGCGGATGCCGAGCAGGCATTCCGGCCGCTGTCGCCGGTGACCTTCACCATCGACCGTCTTGAGACCAATCCGCGCTTCGCCGCCATCAGCCGTCCCGCCAACGCCGCCATTCTGGTGCGGCTGCGCGTCGACATGGAAGATCGCGGCGGCAACGTCGAACTGTTGCTGCCTTACGCCACCATCGAACCGATCCGCAACGTGCTGTTGCAGATGTTCATGGGTGAAAAATTCGGCCGCGACCCGATCTGGGAAGGCCATCTCGCCACCGAGATCGCGAAGGCGGAAATGTACGTCGATGCGGTGCTCTATGAAGCTGACATGCCGCTGAAGCAACTGATGTCGCTGAAAGTAGGCGACACGCTGCCGCTCGATATCCGCCCCGATGCGATGGTGTCGGTGCGTTGCGGCGACGTGACATTGAGCGAGGGCAGGATGGGCCGGGTCGGCGACCGCGTCGCCATCCGGGTGTCGAAGCCGCTGCACAAGCCGCACACCACCTACGCGATGTTCGAAAAGCAGGACGAACAAACAAAACTGATGGAGGCACAATGA
- a CDS encoding DUF6468 domain-containing protein has protein sequence MNHMMGMAIESLVALLLVWTIAYCRILNKRLKILKADEQSLKATISELITATEIAERAIGGLKVTVRECDENLGSQLSEASDLSGSLGKQIAVGSEILKRLCDIAVAARAPAEGGAPARTDAKSVVAAAQAFSERRRGLAA, from the coding sequence ATGAACCACATGATGGGAATGGCCATTGAGAGCCTCGTCGCTCTCCTGCTGGTCTGGACGATCGCCTATTGCCGGATCCTCAACAAGCGCCTCAAAATCTTGAAGGCGGACGAACAGTCGTTGAAGGCGACGATCTCCGAACTGATCACCGCGACCGAAATCGCCGAGCGCGCGATCGGCGGCCTCAAGGTCACCGTGCGCGAATGTGACGAAAATCTCGGCTCGCAATTGTCCGAGGCCTCCGATCTGTCCGGCTCGCTCGGCAAGCAGATTGCGGTCGGCAGCGAAATTCTCAAGCGGCTCTGCGACATCGCGGTGGCGGCCCGTGCTCCGGCCGAGGGCGGCGCACCCGCGCGGACCGATGCGAAGTCGGTGGTCGCCGCGGCGCAGGCGTTCTCCGAGCGTCGGCGTGGTCTTGCTGCATGA
- a CDS encoding MotE family protein, whose product MRSLLREFRVVPLLLIAASCLAVLKISGLLLDGGYIFRDDPPRPKSWAESALNFPTGRTHTLDTSDITGSVDKAPESKPAEPSPVSTTRPEDVAAQPDPATAVSPSERAVLERLQARRQEIETRAREIDIRENLVKTAEQKLEGKLQELKATEARITAAEGQKAKAEAAKLKDLVTMYENMKPKDAAKVFDRLDIAVLYQIASQIAPRKLSDIVGQMQPENAERLTVEIARRAGGERSASLSDLPKIEGRPVN is encoded by the coding sequence ATGAGGAGTCTGCTCCGCGAATTCCGGGTCGTCCCGCTGCTCCTGATCGCGGCCAGTTGTCTGGCCGTGCTCAAGATCTCGGGCCTGCTTCTGGATGGCGGATATATTTTCCGGGATGACCCGCCGCGGCCGAAATCCTGGGCGGAGAGCGCCCTGAATTTCCCGACCGGCCGTACCCACACGCTCGATACGTCCGACATCACCGGCTCGGTCGATAAGGCTCCGGAGTCGAAGCCCGCCGAACCAAGCCCCGTTTCGACGACGCGGCCGGAAGACGTCGCGGCGCAGCCCGATCCGGCGACGGCGGTGTCGCCTTCGGAACGCGCGGTGCTGGAGCGGTTGCAGGCGCGGCGGCAGGAGATCGAGACGCGCGCCCGCGAGATCGACATCCGCGAAAATCTCGTCAAGACCGCCGAGCAGAAGCTCGAGGGCAAGTTGCAGGAATTGAAGGCGACGGAAGCCCGCATCACGGCGGCCGAGGGGCAGAAAGCCAAGGCCGAGGCGGCGAAGCTGAAAGACCTCGTGACGATGTACGAGAACATGAAGCCGAAGGATGCCGCCAAGGTGTTCGACCGCCTCGACATCGCCGTCCTCTACCAGATCGCCTCGCAGATCGCGCCGCGCAAGCTGTCCGATATCGTCGGCCAGATGCAGCCGGAAAACGCCGAGCGGCTGACGGTCGAGATCGCGCGCCGGGCGGGCGGGGAGAGGTCGGCGTCGCTGTCCGACCTGCCGAAGATCGAGGGGCGTCCGGTCAATTAA
- a CDS encoding tetratricopeptide repeat protein produces MAGQAALESTGKRGAFGRLVRARAVLRAAVSVVLLAAALAWPGRAYADPVKGEATLTQENGYARLLLRFTEEVPTEVTMAGAIMVIRFAKPVDMPVDALNDAVPAYVGTARRDPDGAAIRLALNQKVRVNQMMAGERVYLDLLPEKWVGLPPPLPAEVVKELSERALAAERILRMQKKVEAAEKRPPVRVRTAVQPTFVRFVFELPEGVSVSSSLNADKYTLSFSAPLTFDLADAQVAAPSNIKSIKQSISGDNSAVEIALIGEVDVHGFREERNYIVDIGFDTGKAGMALNPALSRPAATQPAAKQEAAAPPAKPAATAPAASAAPAPAPAAAAVATEPPPPAPAAVPKAAADHSDLPRKARETEAAKPADLPKISDAAAAKAAPQAPAPQAPAPRDAAADRSPQGITAKRTSANFKVTFPFGSSVPTALFKRADSIWMIVADNGPLDVQPIKTEGGALIAAAESVPVQGGQAVRIKLNRPQLASLSGDQQGLVLTLADQDVAASQPLVAERNVGDPTRANISIAIAQPGPLLRFHDPEVGDTLSVVTMPLPVRGFLRPQNFVEFSLLESVQGVAVSTNTDDVSVEARPDKIVISKPGGLTLSAASASPDRTGAPGGAVFDPAEWSKNQKASFLPRLDELIDAAANAPDDKRLAANLALGKFYLARGFYQEAKGAFDLALLKPQAQDSMQPALMARAVAEILVGRIEPAMKDLNNPMIAGSFDSELWKGLAAARQEKWAGAREKFKNVGSAIISLPLDLQRMILIEAMQASLEVRDYDGAAARGNDLQTIGPMPEQAMRLRLLRGRLAEALGRDREALADYRAVRASSDRPSAAAATLDEIALLQRNNKITPDAALDDLETQSVLWRGDETEVKNLQMLVHLYAEKDRYADALAAAMTATRLRPNSEASRQMQDEASALFAQLFLTDKGDSLPPIKALGLFYQYRDLTPIGRRGDEMIRRLADRLVAVDLLDQAGELLQYQIDHRLEGAARAQVAARLSMIYLMNRKPARAIAALRSTRIGDLSGEVRQQRLLLESRAQSDVGRYDLALELIANVQGREAIRLRSDIYWAARRWRESAEQIEVLYGQRWRDFQPLTDTEKSDVIRAAIGYALANDTLGLSRWREKYGPKMTSDADRHAFDIASKPGSADPAALERVAKMAATVDTLDGFLREMRKRFPDAVARAKIPQIPTDAETTGALPQIVGKVSSAK; encoded by the coding sequence ATGGCCGGGCAGGCGGCGTTGGAATCCACAGGCAAGCGGGGGGCGTTCGGACGGTTGGTCCGGGCGCGCGCTGTCTTGCGCGCGGCTGTCTCGGTTGTCCTGCTGGCTGCCGCGCTGGCGTGGCCGGGCCGGGCGTACGCCGATCCGGTGAAGGGCGAGGCGACGCTCACCCAGGAGAACGGCTACGCGCGCCTGCTGCTGCGCTTCACGGAGGAAGTGCCGACCGAGGTCACGATGGCGGGCGCGATCATGGTCATCCGCTTCGCCAAGCCGGTCGATATGCCGGTCGATGCGCTCAACGATGCGGTGCCTGCCTATGTCGGCACCGCGCGGCGCGATCCCGATGGCGCCGCGATCCGTCTCGCGCTCAACCAGAAGGTCCGCGTCAACCAGATGATGGCGGGCGAGCGCGTCTATCTCGATCTGCTGCCGGAGAAATGGGTCGGCCTGCCGCCGCCGCTGCCCGCCGAGGTGGTGAAGGAATTGTCCGAGCGCGCGCTCGCCGCCGAGCGCATTCTGCGGATGCAGAAGAAGGTCGAGGCCGCCGAAAAGCGTCCGCCGGTGCGGGTGCGCACGGCGGTGCAGCCGACCTTCGTGCGTTTCGTGTTTGAACTGCCGGAAGGCGTCAGCGTCTCGTCGTCGCTCAACGCCGACAAATACACGCTGTCGTTCTCGGCGCCGCTTACGTTCGATCTCGCCGACGCCCAGGTCGCGGCGCCCTCCAACATCAAGAGCATCAAGCAGTCGATCTCGGGTGATAATTCCGCCGTCGAGATCGCGCTGATCGGCGAGGTCGATGTTCACGGCTTCCGCGAGGAGCGCAATTACATTGTCGATATCGGCTTCGACACCGGCAAGGCGGGCATGGCCCTGAATCCGGCGCTGTCGCGCCCGGCGGCAACGCAACCGGCGGCGAAGCAGGAAGCCGCCGCGCCGCCCGCGAAACCTGCCGCAACGGCACCGGCGGCATCCGCAGCCCCCGCGCCTGCGCCCGCAGCTGCCGCCGTGGCGACGGAACCGCCGCCACCGGCACCCGCCGCCGTGCCGAAGGCCGCCGCCGATCACTCCGATCTGCCGCGCAAGGCCAGGGAGACCGAGGCGGCGAAGCCTGCGGACCTTCCCAAGATCTCCGACGCGGCGGCGGCCAAGGCCGCGCCGCAGGCACCTGCGCCGCAGGCCCCCGCGCCCAGAGATGCAGCGGCGGACCGTTCCCCGCAGGGCATTACCGCCAAGCGGACCAGCGCCAATTTCAAGGTGACGTTTCCGTTTGGAAGCAGCGTGCCGACGGCCTTGTTCAAGCGCGCGGACTCGATCTGGATGATCGTGGCGGATAACGGCCCGCTCGATGTGCAGCCGATCAAGACCGAAGGCGGTGCGTTGATCGCGGCGGCGGAGAGCGTGCCGGTGCAGGGCGGGCAGGCGGTCCGCATCAAGCTCAACCGGCCGCAACTGGCGTCGCTTTCGGGCGACCAGCAGGGACTCGTGCTCACGCTCGCTGATCAGGACGTCGCGGCTTCGCAGCCGCTGGTCGCGGAGCGCAATGTCGGCGACCCGACCCGCGCCAATATCAGCATCGCGATTGCGCAGCCCGGCCCGTTGCTTCGTTTCCACGATCCGGAAGTCGGCGACACGCTGTCGGTGGTGACCATGCCGCTGCCGGTGCGCGGCTTCCTGCGTCCGCAGAATTTCGTGGAATTCTCGTTGCTGGAATCGGTGCAGGGCGTCGCCGTCTCGACGAATACGGACGATGTCAGCGTCGAAGCCCGGCCGGACAAGATCGTCATCAGCAAGCCCGGCGGGCTGACGCTGTCCGCGGCGAGCGCATCTCCCGACCGCACGGGCGCGCCGGGCGGCGCGGTGTTCGATCCGGCCGAGTGGAGCAAGAACCAGAAGGCGAGCTTCCTGCCGCGCCTCGACGAGCTGATCGACGCGGCCGCCAATGCGCCGGACGACAAGCGCCTTGCGGCCAACCTCGCTCTTGGAAAATTCTATCTGGCGCGCGGCTTCTATCAGGAAGCCAAGGGCGCGTTCGATCTCGCGCTGCTGAAGCCGCAGGCGCAGGACAGCATGCAGCCCGCGCTGATGGCGCGCGCGGTGGCGGAGATTCTGGTGGGCCGCATCGAGCCCGCCATGAAGGACCTCAACAATCCGATGATCGCGGGCTCCTTCGATTCGGAATTGTGGAAGGGGCTGGCGGCGGCGCGTCAGGAGAAATGGGCCGGCGCGCGGGAGAAGTTCAAGAACGTCGGGTCAGCGATCATCTCGCTGCCGCTGGATCTGCAACGCATGATCCTGATCGAGGCGATGCAGGCTTCGCTGGAGGTGCGCGACTATGATGGCGCCGCCGCGCGCGGCAACGATCTCCAGACGATCGGCCCGATGCCGGAACAGGCGATGCGCCTGCGGCTGTTGCGCGGCCGTCTCGCCGAGGCGCTGGGGCGCGACCGCGAGGCGCTGGCCGATTATCGCGCGGTTCGCGCGTCCTCCGACCGGCCTTCGGCGGCGGCGGCGACGCTGGACGAAATCGCGCTCTTGCAGCGAAACAACAAGATCACGCCGGATGCGGCGCTGGACGATCTCGAAACGCAGTCCGTGCTGTGGCGGGGCGATGAGACCGAGGTGAAGAATCTACAGATGCTCGTGCATCTCTATGCCGAAAAGGATCGCTATGCCGATGCGCTCGCGGCTGCGATGACCGCGACACGGCTGCGGCCCAATTCGGAAGCCTCGCGCCAGATGCAGGACGAGGCATCGGCGCTGTTCGCGCAATTGTTCCTGACCGACAAGGGCGACAGCCTGCCGCCGATCAAGGCGCTTGGCCTGTTCTATCAGTATCGCGACCTCACGCCGATCGGCCGCCGTGGCGATGAAATGATCCGCAGGCTCGCGGACCGCCTCGTGGCGGTCGATCTTCTCGATCAGGCGGGCGAGCTTCTGCAATACCAGATCGATCATCGTCTCGAGGGTGCGGCGCGCGCGCAGGTCGCGGCACGCCTTTCGATGATCTATCTGATGAACCGCAAGCCGGCCCGCGCCATCGCCGCGTTGCGCTCCACGCGCATCGGCGATCTTTCGGGCGAAGTGCGCCAGCAGCGCCTGTTGCTCGAAAGCCGCGCGCAGAGCGATGTCGGGCGTTACGATCTCGCTCTGGAGCTGATCGCGAACGTGCAGGGCCGCGAGGCGATCCGGTTGCGTTCGGATATCTATTGGGCCGCGCGGCGGTGGCGCGAATCCGCCGAGCAGATCGAGGTGCTGTACGGCCAGCGCTGGCGGGATTTCCAGCCGCTGACCGATACCGAAAAGAGCGATGTCATTCGCGCCGCGATCGGCTATGCGCTCGCCAACGACACGCTCGGCCTGTCGCGCTGGCGTGAGAAGTACGGGCCGAAGATGACGAGCGATGCCGACCGTCATGCCTTCGACATCGCCTCGAAGCCGGGCTCGGCCGATCCGGCGGCGCTGGAACGCGTCGCGAAAATGGCGGCGACGGTCGATACGCTGGACGGATTCCTGCGCGAGATGCGCAAGCGCTTCCCCGATGCCGTGGCGCGCGCGAAGATTCCGCAGATACCGACCGATGCGGAAACCACGGGCGCGTTGCCGCAGATCGTCGGAAAAGTCTCGTCCGCGAAGTGA
- the fliP gene encoding flagellar type III secretion system pore protein FliP (The bacterial flagellar biogenesis protein FliP forms a type III secretion system (T3SS)-type pore required for flagellar assembly.), which translates to MRSAKLPRRVLFLSVLIAATLATPAFAQDISINFGQGAGGGVTERAIQLIALLTVLSIAPSILVMMTSFTRIVVVLSLLRTAMGTATAPPNSVMIALALFLTGFVMGPVLQKSYDDGVKPVIANQLTVEQGLPLAIAPLRGFMQKNVREKDLKLFMDLSREPPPATPDEMSLRILVPAFMISELKRAFEIGFLLFLPFLIIDLVVSSVLMSMGMMMLPPVVVSLPFKLIFFVLVDGWALVAGSLVQSYGGG; encoded by the coding sequence GTGAGGTCGGCGAAACTTCCGCGTAGAGTTCTTTTCCTTTCCGTCCTGATCGCCGCAACGCTGGCCACGCCCGCGTTCGCGCAGGATATCAGCATCAATTTCGGACAGGGCGCGGGCGGCGGCGTCACCGAGCGCGCGATCCAGTTGATCGCGCTTTTGACGGTGTTGTCGATCGCGCCGTCGATCCTGGTGATGATGACCTCTTTCACCCGGATCGTGGTGGTGCTGTCCTTACTGCGCACCGCGATGGGCACCGCGACCGCGCCGCCGAATTCGGTGATGATCGCGCTGGCGCTGTTCCTCACCGGCTTCGTGATGGGGCCGGTGCTGCAAAAATCCTACGATGACGGCGTCAAGCCGGTGATCGCCAATCAGCTCACGGTCGAACAGGGCCTCCCGCTCGCGATCGCGCCGTTGCGCGGCTTCATGCAGAAGAACGTCCGCGAAAAGGACCTCAAGCTGTTCATGGATCTGTCGCGCGAACCGCCGCCCGCAACCCCCGACGAGATGTCGCTGCGGATTCTCGTTCCCGCCTTCATGATCTCCGAACTCAAGCGCGCCTTCGAGATCGGCTTCCTCTTGTTCCTGCCGTTCCTCATCATCGACCTCGTGGTGTCGTCGGTGCTGATGTCGATGGGCATGATGATGCTGCCGCCGGTGGTGGTGTCGCTGCCGTTCAAGCTGATCTTCTTCGTGCTGGTGGACGGCTGGGCGCTGGTCGCGGGCAGCCTGGTGCAAAGCTACGGCGGCGGCTGA
- a CDS encoding flagellar biosynthetic protein FliO has product MSQIVWIFFAILIVLALIGALAYLIRRFAGRGLGSSNSRGRMPRLAVIDAAAVDGRRRLVLVRRDNVEHLLMIGGPSDIVVEPNIVRSSAGRDAASPRTPAGTELPPRVPLPDTNWPEHASGHAESFDFPEPTMAPPAPRPARPSLSDDLRRAPSLAPERTRDDPLAGAIPEPVVRPEPALRPERPAPRPLPRSERLEPSLSRTPRLDTAAPARPAPRAPEPVSAADQNLAEMAQRLEAALRRPGTRVEATETRTVSVNSSERIGAPPVAPEAPAPRAASLDAADEAGPARPAFENLEDEMASLLGRPKNPT; this is encoded by the coding sequence ATGTCGCAGATAGTATGGATTTTCTTCGCCATCCTGATCGTGCTGGCGCTGATCGGCGCGCTCGCCTACCTCATTCGCCGCTTCGCCGGACGCGGATTGGGATCGAGCAACAGCCGGGGCCGGATGCCCCGTCTCGCCGTGATCGACGCCGCCGCCGTCGATGGCCGCCGCCGCCTCGTGCTGGTACGCCGGGACAATGTCGAGCACCTGCTGATGATCGGCGGCCCGAGCGATATCGTCGTCGAGCCGAACATCGTGCGCAGTTCGGCGGGGCGCGATGCCGCCTCCCCGCGCACCCCCGCAGGCACCGAACTGCCGCCGCGCGTTCCTCTGCCCGATACCAACTGGCCGGAGCATGCAAGCGGCCACGCCGAATCCTTCGATTTTCCCGAGCCGACCATGGCGCCGCCCGCACCTCGCCCGGCGCGGCCGTCGCTGAGCGACGATCTGCGCCGCGCGCCTTCGCTCGCACCCGAGCGCACCCGCGACGATCCGCTCGCCGGAGCCATACCGGAGCCGGTCGTCCGTCCCGAACCGGCGCTGCGCCCCGAACGCCCGGCGCCACGTCCGTTGCCGCGCAGCGAACGGCTTGAGCCTTCCTTGTCGCGCACGCCGCGCCTCGACACCGCGGCACCCGCGCGGCCCGCGCCGCGCGCGCCCGAGCCGGTTTCGGCCGCCGACCAGAACCTCGCCGAAATGGCGCAGCGGCTGGAAGCTGCCCTGCGCCGTCCCGGCACGCGCGTCGAAGCGACCGAAACCCGCACCGTCAGCGTGAATTCATCGGAACGGATCGGCGCGCCCCCGGTCGCGCCGGAAGCACCCGCGCCCCGCGCGGCTTCGCTCGACGCCGCCGATGAAGCCGGACCGGCCCGCCCCGCCTTCGAAAACCTCGAAGACGAGATGGCAAGCCTGCTCGGCCGCCCAAAGAACCCGACGTGA
- the flgB gene encoding flagellar basal body rod protein FlgB — translation MAITDLPMLSMLRTKMQWHQERQRVLAENVSNSDTPNFRPRDLVDPTFDKTGVNGMHEISMVRTSANHIQAAGVSETFGSNTGGYETRPAGNAVNIEDEMLKVASNQMDYAAAASLYTKSLDLIKTAIGKR, via the coding sequence ATGGCGATCACCGATCTTCCGATGTTGTCGATGCTGCGGACCAAGATGCAATGGCATCAGGAACGCCAGCGCGTGCTGGCCGAAAACGTCTCCAATTCCGACACCCCGAATTTCCGTCCGCGCGATCTGGTCGATCCGACCTTCGACAAGACCGGCGTCAACGGCATGCATGAAATCTCGATGGTGCGCACCAGCGCCAATCACATCCAGGCGGCGGGCGTCAGCGAGACCTTCGGCTCCAACACCGGCGGCTACGAGACGCGCCCCGCGGGCAACGCCGTCAATATCGAGGACGAGATGCTGAAGGTGGCGTCCAACCAGATGGACTATGCCGCCGCCGCCTCGCTCTACACCAAGAGCCTCGACCTCATCAAAACCGCCATCGGCAAGCGTTAA
- the flgC gene encoding flagellar basal body rod protein FlgC, with translation MAESMDFLKSMSIATSGLRAQAGRMRVISENIANADSTASTAGGDPYRRKVPTFSSTLDRTLDAQVVSLGRIKTDTTSSFRIKHEPGNPAADANGNVKYPNVNSLVEMTDMREAQRSYEANLNIISATRRMIQRTLDILKA, from the coding sequence ATGGCTGAAAGCATGGACTTCCTCAAATCGATGAGCATCGCCACCTCCGGCCTGCGCGCGCAGGCGGGGCGGATGCGGGTGATCTCCGAAAACATCGCCAACGCCGATTCGACCGCGAGCACCGCCGGAGGCGATCCGTACCGGCGCAAGGTGCCGACCTTCTCCTCGACGCTCGACCGCACGCTCGACGCGCAGGTGGTGTCGCTCGGCCGGATCAAGACCGACACCACGTCGAGCTTCCGCATCAAGCACGAGCCGGGCAATCCGGCGGCGGACGCCAACGGCAACGTCAAATATCCGAACGTCAATTCGCTGGTCGAAATGACCGACATGCGCGAGGCGCAGCGGTCCTACGAGGCCAACCTCAACATCATCAGTGCGACGCGCCGGATGATCCAGCGCACGCTCGATATCCTCAAGGCCTGA
- the fliE gene encoding flagellar hook-basal body complex protein FliE, which produces MATPSVAANAYASLSRIMDSATGSGGAGKIAGTSGGPSFSSLVKEAMNGVLDAGRKSDAQTVAMASGKANVMDVVTAVAETDVAVSTLVSVRDKVIQSYEDIMKMPI; this is translated from the coding sequence ATGGCAACGCCTTCAGTCGCAGCCAACGCCTATGCAAGCCTGTCACGCATCATGGACTCCGCCACGGGCTCCGGCGGGGCAGGGAAGATCGCCGGTACCAGCGGTGGTCCCTCATTCAGTTCGCTGGTGAAGGAAGCGATGAACGGCGTGCTCGACGCCGGGCGCAAATCCGACGCGCAGACGGTGGCGATGGCGTCCGGCAAGGCCAACGTGATGGATGTGGTCACGGCGGTCGCCGAAACCGATGTCGCGGTGTCCACGCTGGTCTCGGTGCGCGACAAGGTCATCCAGTCCTACGAAGACATCATGAAGATGCCGATCTGA
- the fliQ gene encoding flagellar biosynthesis protein FliQ — protein sequence MTGPEVLEVARDSIWTIVLVSAPVLLVGLVVGVAISLVQALTQIQEQTLVFVPKILAVFITLLIALPFMADAMHSHMMRISSRIIGG from the coding sequence ATGACCGGCCCTGAAGTTCTCGAAGTGGCGCGCGATTCGATCTGGACCATCGTGCTGGTCTCCGCGCCGGTCCTGCTGGTCGGCCTCGTGGTCGGCGTCGCGATCTCGCTGGTGCAGGCGCTGACGCAGATCCAGGAACAGACGCTGGTGTTCGTGCCGAAGATTCTGGCGGTGTTCATCACGCTCCTGATCGCGCTGCCCTTCATGGCGGATGCGATGCACAGCCACATGATGCGGATTTCGTCGCGAATCATCGGCGGATAA
- the fliR gene encoding flagellar biosynthetic protein FliR, with translation MRIDISFLPALAATFMLVFARVGAMMMLLPGFGEANVPVRLRLGIALMLTLIMLPLHRAAYHVDLSSMTAVMVLMVHEIIVGVVLGATARFTLAALSVAGSIIAQQVGLGFVTAVDPTQDQQSVIVANFLTILGIALIFATDTHYLVLAALSDSYTLFSPGELMPSGDVAALATKAFTVAFKIGVQLSAPFIIFGLVFNLGLGMLARMMPQMQVYFVGVPLSILAGFMLLGVVLVAVMGTFLTYFSGVMHQLAPVSGGG, from the coding sequence ATGCGCATCGACATCTCATTCCTGCCGGCCCTGGCGGCGACCTTCATGCTGGTCTTCGCCCGCGTCGGCGCGATGATGATGCTGTTGCCGGGATTTGGCGAAGCCAACGTCCCGGTGCGCCTGCGTCTCGGCATCGCGCTGATGCTCACGCTGATCATGCTGCCGCTGCACCGCGCGGCCTATCACGTCGATCTGTCGTCCATGACCGCCGTGATGGTGCTGATGGTGCATGAGATCATCGTCGGCGTGGTGCTGGGCGCGACCGCGCGCTTCACGCTCGCCGCACTCTCGGTCGCGGGCTCCATCATCGCCCAGCAGGTGGGGCTCGGATTCGTCACGGCGGTCGATCCGACGCAGGACCAGCAATCGGTGATCGTGGCGAATTTTCTCACCATCCTCGGCATCGCGCTGATCTTCGCCACCGATACGCACTATCTCGTTCTGGCGGCGCTGAGCGACAGCTACACGCTGTTCTCGCCCGGCGAACTGATGCCGAGCGGCGATGTCGCGGCACTGGCGACCAAGGCGTTCACCGTGGCGTTCAAGATCGGCGTGCAGCTGTCGGCGCCGTTCATCATCTTCGGCCTCGTCTTCAACCTCGGCCTTGGCATGCTGGCGCGGATGATGCCGCAGATGCAGGTCTATTTCGTCGGCGTCCCGCTCTCGATCCTCGCGGGCTTCATGCTGCTCGGCGTCGTTCTCGTCGCCGTGATGGGCACCTTCCTCACTTATTTCAGCGGCGTGATGCACCAGCTCGCGCCGGTGAGCGGCGGAGGGTAG